The Glycine soja cultivar W05 chromosome 8, ASM419377v2, whole genome shotgun sequence genome has a window encoding:
- the LOC114421306 gene encoding EPIDERMAL PATTERNING FACTOR-like protein 1 — MASLNSYHYYTNTSLLIILLLHNLFSLSLASASNHPQPAISTRELLFEEKNRLGSIPPSCHNKCNDCHPCMAVQVPTLPSHDSNPPDLTKTAAMATFLNPSSPQGNRYSNYKPLGWKCHCGDHFFNP, encoded by the exons ATGGCTTCACTTAATTCATATCATTACTACACAAACACCTCCTTGCTCATCATACTTCTTCTCCATAATTTGTTCTCTCTATCTCTAGCTTCTGCCTCCAATCACCCTCAGCCTGCAATTTCTACAAGG GAACTGTTATTTGAGGAGAAAAACAGGCTAGGTTCAATTCCTCCTAGCTGTCATAACAAGTGCAATGATTGCCATCCATGCATGGCAGTTCAAGTGCCAACTTTGCCAAGCCATGACTCTAACCCTCCAGATCTTACCAAAACTGCAGCCATGGCAACTTTTCTTAACCCTTCTTCTCCGCAAGGCAACAGGTACTCCAATTACAAGCCATTGGGATGGAAATGCCATTGTGGTGACCACTTCTTCAACCCgtaa